A window from Armatimonas rosea encodes these proteins:
- a CDS encoding aldo/keto reductase → MEYTKLGNTGMDVSRLCLGCMGFGDAERWTHKWVLNEENSRPVIQKALELGVNFFDTANIYSLGASEEITGRALKDFAKRDEIVLATKVWGKMADGPNGGGLSRKAILSEIDKSLTRLGTDYVDLYQIHRWDYQTPIEETMEALNDVVRAGKVRYIGASAMFAWQFQKAQFVAEKHGWARFVSMQNHLNLIYREEEREMMPLCRDLKIGVIPYSPLASGRLTRDLPTEGSLRAETDQIQRWKYDATTQTDQQIVARVAELAEKRRVSRVQIALAWLLQKEPVTAPIVGATKLSHLEDAAGALAVTLTSEEVAYLEEPYVPHRVVGAQ, encoded by the coding sequence ATGGAATATACAAAACTTGGTAACACGGGGATGGATGTCTCACGCCTCTGCCTGGGGTGTATGGGATTTGGCGACGCGGAGCGCTGGACGCATAAATGGGTCTTGAACGAAGAGAACAGCCGCCCGGTGATCCAGAAAGCGCTGGAGCTGGGGGTTAACTTCTTCGACACGGCCAATATCTACTCACTCGGGGCGAGCGAGGAGATCACGGGGCGCGCACTGAAAGATTTCGCCAAGCGCGACGAGATTGTCTTGGCCACCAAGGTCTGGGGGAAGATGGCCGACGGCCCCAACGGTGGGGGGCTCTCGCGCAAGGCGATCCTGAGCGAGATTGATAAGAGCCTGACACGCCTGGGGACGGACTACGTCGACCTCTACCAGATCCACCGCTGGGACTACCAGACTCCCATCGAGGAGACGATGGAGGCGCTCAACGATGTCGTGCGGGCGGGAAAGGTGCGCTATATCGGGGCGTCGGCGATGTTTGCCTGGCAGTTCCAGAAGGCGCAGTTTGTGGCGGAGAAGCACGGCTGGGCACGCTTTGTCTCGATGCAGAACCACCTCAACCTGATCTACCGGGAAGAGGAGCGCGAGATGATGCCGCTCTGCCGCGACCTAAAGATCGGGGTGATTCCCTACAGCCCGCTCGCCTCGGGACGGCTGACACGAGACCTACCCACTGAGGGAAGCCTGCGCGCCGAGACCGACCAGATCCAGCGCTGGAAGTACGATGCCACTACTCAGACCGACCAGCAGATTGTGGCGCGGGTGGCGGAGCTCGCCGAGAAGCGCAGGGTGTCCCGTGTCCAGATCGCGCTCGCATGGTTGCTTCAAAAGGAGCCCGTGACTGCACCGATTGTCGGCGCGACCAAGCTCAGCCACCTGGAGGACGCCGCAGGGGCACTGGCTGTGACACTGACCTCGGAAGAGGTCGCTTACCTGGAAGAGCCCTACGTCCCACACCGTGTCGTCGGAGCACAGTAG
- a CDS encoding (R)-mandelonitrile lyase, giving the protein MEIKRSGSQPSGRGPAEWFTGVVQVDPLFTAPEPARVAGASVTFEPGARTAWHTHPLGQTLIVTAGCGLAQREGGPIEEIRLGDVVWFAPGEKHWHGATATTMMTHIAIQERLDGKAVEWLEHVTDEHYRREN; this is encoded by the coding sequence ATGGAAATCAAACGAAGTGGCTCACAGCCCTCGGGCAGGGGGCCTGCCGAGTGGTTCACAGGAGTCGTGCAGGTGGACCCGCTCTTTACGGCACCGGAGCCGGCACGGGTTGCCGGTGCCAGTGTGACCTTTGAGCCGGGCGCTCGGACGGCGTGGCACACCCACCCCCTCGGGCAGACGCTTATCGTGACCGCAGGCTGCGGTCTCGCCCAGCGCGAAGGCGGCCCAATTGAGGAGATTCGGCTCGGGGATGTGGTCTGGTTTGCGCCGGGTGAGAAGCACTGGCACGGGGCCACGGCGACTACTATGATGACCCATATCGCGATTCAAGAGAGGCTCGATGGTAAGGCGGTGGAGTGGCTGGAGCATGTCACCGACGAGCACTACAGAAGAGAGAACTAG
- a CDS encoding AraC family transcriptional regulator, with protein sequence MTTEPDTRALESVYRTELTARIARALPNNGAVTPLEGLSFYRASSTRGPIHTVTLPSLCVIAQGVKEVYLGDKTYCYDPYSYLLTTVELPVIGQLTEASPETPYLALRLILDPALIASVMLDAGLPAPRREGGSLRGLEVSPLGTDLLETTLRLVRLAEAPPSEARVLLPLVTREIVFRLLQGEQSARLRQIAVLGGHAERIAQAIGLLRKDFDKQLRIEQLAKEIGMSPSVFHEHFKAVTALSPLQFQKHLRLQEARRLMLSEDIDAASAGHRVGYEDPSQFSKEYKRLFGDPPLRDIERLRQSFHSASAA encoded by the coding sequence ATGACCACAGAGCCGGATACACGTGCCTTGGAGAGCGTCTACCGGACGGAGCTCACCGCACGCATCGCCCGAGCCCTGCCCAACAACGGAGCCGTCACACCGCTGGAGGGCCTCTCGTTTTACCGAGCGTCGAGCACGCGAGGCCCGATCCATACCGTGACACTCCCCTCGCTGTGTGTCATTGCCCAAGGTGTCAAGGAAGTCTATCTGGGAGACAAAACGTACTGCTACGACCCCTACAGCTACCTCCTGACGACTGTCGAGCTTCCCGTTATCGGGCAGCTCACCGAGGCATCACCCGAGACACCCTATCTCGCACTGCGCCTCATCCTAGATCCGGCACTCATAGCCTCCGTGATGCTGGACGCCGGCCTGCCGGCGCCTCGCAGAGAAGGGGGGAGCCTGCGTGGTCTGGAGGTCAGCCCTCTGGGTACGGACCTGCTAGAAACGACGCTAAGGCTCGTCCGGCTCGCGGAGGCTCCACCTAGTGAGGCGCGAGTGTTGCTACCGTTGGTGACGCGTGAGATTGTCTTTCGCCTACTCCAGGGAGAGCAAAGTGCTAGACTCAGGCAAATCGCGGTCTTGGGGGGCCACGCCGAGCGCATCGCGCAAGCAATAGGGCTACTGCGGAAAGACTTTGACAAGCAGCTACGCATTGAGCAGTTGGCCAAAGAAATCGGGATGAGCCCCTCGGTGTTCCACGAGCACTTCAAAGCGGTCACGGCCCTCAGCCCGCTCCAGTTTCAGAAACATCTGAGGCTCCAAGAGGCGCGTCGCCTCATGCTCAGTGAGGATATCGACGCCGCCAGCGCGGGGCACCGAGTCGGCTATGAGGATCCCTCCCAGTTCAGCAAGGAGTATAAACGGCTCTTTGGCGACCCACCCCTGCGCGACATTGAACGGCTACGACAGAGTTTCCACAGTGCGAGTGCTGCTTAG
- a CDS encoding DUF1552 domain-containing protein: MKTPLSRRTLLRGAGVGLALPFLESMQPALARTQPTKPRRMLAICNNLGLLPDYFFPKTTGRDYALSPYLELLQAHRNHFTVFSGVSHPNVDGGHPADVCFLTAAPHPGSSSFRNTISLDQFVAERIGIQTRFPSLTLGVNTRSRSLSWTGTGVAIPPEDKAAEVFRQLFLQGNAAEVAAQLQRLDTGRSILDTIAGQASELERTVSAHDKERLDQYFTSVRDLEHRLTVSRGWENKPKPVIKAPVPVDPGSPAAYMDKVKVMYDLARLAFETDSTRAITLMLEGVSSPVLEIAGVKITDGYHNLSHHGKSESKRAQLKAIDEWHMKLLADLFTSLEATKEGDESLLDRTMVLYGSNFGDANTHVTTNMPVILAGGGFKHGQHLGFSTQQNYPLPNLYVSLLHRFGLEADRFASSTGTMRGLELT; the protein is encoded by the coding sequence ATGAAGACTCCTCTATCGAGGCGGACCTTGCTTAGAGGCGCAGGAGTTGGGCTGGCGCTTCCGTTTCTTGAGAGCATGCAGCCGGCACTAGCACGGACGCAACCCACAAAGCCGCGCCGGATGCTAGCGATCTGCAACAACTTGGGGTTGCTCCCAGACTACTTCTTTCCCAAAACCACCGGGCGCGATTACGCATTGTCTCCCTATCTGGAGCTCCTGCAGGCGCACCGCAACCACTTCACGGTCTTTAGCGGTGTCTCCCACCCCAATGTGGACGGCGGCCACCCCGCCGATGTTTGTTTCCTCACCGCCGCACCCCATCCGGGTAGCAGCTCGTTTCGTAACACGATCTCTCTGGACCAGTTTGTCGCGGAGCGTATCGGCATCCAGACCCGGTTCCCATCACTGACCCTGGGAGTCAATACGCGCTCGCGGAGCCTCTCTTGGACCGGTACGGGAGTGGCGATCCCCCCCGAGGACAAGGCGGCAGAAGTCTTTAGGCAGCTCTTTCTGCAAGGCAATGCCGCCGAGGTTGCGGCACAGCTTCAGCGGCTCGATACGGGGCGTAGTATCTTGGATACCATCGCGGGGCAGGCCTCCGAGCTAGAGCGTACTGTCTCCGCCCACGACAAAGAGCGACTAGACCAGTACTTCACCAGTGTCCGCGATCTGGAGCACCGGCTCACCGTCTCACGCGGCTGGGAGAATAAACCCAAGCCCGTCATCAAAGCCCCCGTTCCTGTCGATCCAGGCTCTCCTGCGGCGTACATGGACAAGGTAAAAGTGATGTACGACCTCGCTCGCCTCGCCTTTGAGACCGACTCCACGCGTGCGATCACACTGATGCTAGAAGGGGTGAGCTCACCCGTGCTGGAGATTGCGGGAGTCAAGATCACCGATGGTTACCACAATCTCTCCCACCACGGGAAGTCCGAGAGCAAGCGTGCTCAGCTCAAGGCAATCGACGAGTGGCACATGAAGCTCCTCGCGGATCTCTTCACCAGCCTGGAAGCCACGAAGGAAGGCGACGAGTCCCTCTTGGATCGCACCATGGTGCTCTACGGCTCCAACTTCGGCGATGCCAACACCCATGTCACCACCAATATGCCCGTGATCCTGGCGGGAGGAGGGTTCAAGCACGGCCAGCACCTGGGCTTCAGTACGCAGCAAAACTACCCTCTACCCAATCTCTATGTCTCCCTGCTCCACCGCTTCGGCCTCGAAGCCGATCGCTTCGCCTCCTCCACCGGCACGATGCGTGGTCTGGAGCTCACCTAG